GGCCGGCACCGCTGGGTGGCGGAGCGCACGCAGGCCTGGAAGAACCAGTTCCGCCGACTCCGCGTCCGCGACGAGCGCAGGGCCGACGTTCACTTCGGCTTCCTCGTCCTCAGTTGCTGCGTCATCCTCCTGCGCAGCCTCTACCCTCACATTTGTTAGAAGCTCTTAGCGCCATCACCGGGCTGGTGCTGAAGGACACTTACGCCGTGGAGTTAGAGGAGGGGGATTCGCTTCCGCCATTGGAGGAAGATGACCTCGATGCCGACCTTTCTTCCAAGGAAGAGGACAATCTTCCGGTGCCGGCCCGTGCAGCAGTCGCTGACTGGTGGCAGCGAGCGCGTCAGGATTACTCTCGGAGTGGACGCTACCTGGGCGGCAAGCCGTTCAGTGGCGCGGCGCTGTTGGACGCGCTGGCGAGGGGGCCCATGCGTCGACGTCACGTCCACGCACGAGAACTGGCGCTGAGGACGCAGGGCATGCACTACGTTCAAACACGTGCGTTCACGGCCCGACAGAGCGCGGAGCTGGCCGGAGCACAGCGCGTGCGTGAGCACTTATCGACACGTCCATTGAAGCGTGCTTTTGGGGGGTGAAGTTCCATGTGGTCACTGAAGAATCGCACTGCGTACGCTGCGGAGCGAAACTGGACGCGTGACAAGGAGGGGGTTCACTGGTGGCTCGTCGCGGTCAAAGCGACTTTTGACATCGCTCCCGGCGGGAGACTCCAACTGGCGGACGAACAGCGTCCTCCTGTGCTGATGCCGGAGTACTTCGGAGCGCCCGGTCAGTCGAGCTTGCGCTATGACTCGGACCTGCTGGCGGTGAAACCGGGCCTGGAGGTGCTGCTCGATGGTTGCGCGCACGCGCCTCGCGGCAAGCCCGCAGAGACGGTGCCGGTCTCGCTGCGGCTCGGACCGCTCCACAAGGTCCTGCTCGTGCACGGGCCACGCACCTACTCTCGGGGGATGCTCGGGATGGCGGTGAGCCGGCCCCGGCCGTTCACCACGAGCCCCATTCGCTATGAAGCCGCGTTCGGGGGCTATGACATGACGGACTCCGACCCCAGCAATCATCGGCTCGACGAGCGAAATCCCCTCGGGCGTGGCTTCGCGACACGTCAGGCCCAACTGGCGGGCAAGCCCGCCCATACCATCGAGTATCCCAGTGGCGACCCGGCGACCCGAGGCCCCGCGGGGTTCGGGCCCATCGACGCCGCCTGGATGCCGCGACGCAAGCTCGCGGGGACGTACGACGCCCGGTGGGAGCGCACGAAGAAGCCCCTGCTTCCCGATGACTACGACCCCGCCTTCGCGTTGAGCGCCCCTTGGGACCAGCGACTCGACGGGACGCTCACCGGCGGCGAGCGGGTCGAATTGATGAACATGACGCCCGAAGGTGTCCTGCGCTTCGAACTGCCCCGCATCTCGCTTGGTTTCACTACGCACGTGGGGCGGCGGCGCGAGGCCCACGGCGCACGCCTGACCACGGTTCTCGTGGAGCCTGAAGCCAGGCGCCTCTCGCTGGTGTGGCAGGGTACGCTGTGTGTGCCCGCGCAGGATGCGGACTACCTCGACGAGACGGAGATTGCAGAGCTGAAGGAGGATGAATGAGCACCTCCCTGGAGGTCGTTGCGGTCGGCGCGCGAACCCCCGTCGGATATACGGCGGAGAGCAGCGCGGCGGCCGTGCGCGCTGGCATCTCTCGCTACGCTGAGTATCCCTTCGCCGACGCCCGGGGGGAGCCTGTGGTGATTGCATCGGACGGGATCCTTGACCCATCGCTGGAGGGGCGGAATCGGCTCTTGCCGCTACTCGAGAGTGCGTTGGGGGAGGTCGAAGCCAAACTGGGTCCTGATGCGCTGCTGCGGAGCCGGCTCAGCGTGTTGCTGTCGTGTCCGGAATCCCGCCCGGGGTTCTTGGAGGAGGATGCGGGCTGGCTGGTCGACGCCGCGGAGGCGCGCTATCGAGGGAGAAGCGCAGGCACGCGCGTCGTACTTGCGGGGCGCGGCCACGCGGGAGCGCTGCGGGCGGTGGAGCAGGCCCTGCGGGAGTGTGCCGATGGCGGGGACCACCTGTTCCTGGTGGCGGGCGCGGACAGCTACCACCACACGGAGACGTTCCTCTGGCTGGAGCAGGCTCGTCGCTTCGCGCAGCCGGGGATTCGCGGTGGCTTCACGCCTGGCGAGGGCGCCGCCTGTCTGGCGCTGATGAGCGCCGGGACGCGGCGCCGCCTGGGGCTGTCAGCGCTGGCTGTCGTGCGGGGAGCGCACACCGCACGAGAGCGCCAGCTTCGCGACAGCAGTAGGGGCTCTCTCGGCGTTGGGATGACCCAGGCAGTCGAGGGTGTCGTCACGGGACTCAAGTTGCCCCATGAAGGGGTCGACGACCTGTATACGGACATCAATGGCGAGCGCTATCGAAGCGAGGAGTGGGGCTTCGTCGTGCTGCGGACGCCATCCGTCTGGAAGTCCACCAGTTACAGGGTCCCGAGCACCTGCTGGGGCGATGTCGGTGCTGCCTCCGGAGCGCTCGGGGGCGTCCTTGCGGTCCGGGCATTCGCCCGGGGGTATGCGCGAGGCCCACGGGCCCTGGTGACGGCCGGTTCGGATGGGGGGTTGCGGGGGGCGATGCTCCTCCATGCGCCCCAAGTCTCGTAAGGAGAGGATGCCCATGCCCAAGGTCTCAGTGAATGCGCCCAAGACCCCGGTAACTGAAGGAAGCAGTGGGGTTGCCGCAGCGACCCTTCCGAACGTGTGCAAGATGCCAGGGCCGCCGGCCCCGTTCGTACCAACACCGCTACCCAATATCGGCAAAAGCGGGACGGAGCCAAAGAACTACTCGAAAAGCGTCACAATTGAAGGGAAGAAGGTTGCGATTCGGGGCGCAACGTTTGGCTCCATGGGGGATGTGGCCAGCAAAGGAACCGGCGGCGGAGTGGTTTCCTCCAATGTGGAAGGTCCGACGAGTTTCGTCGGGCCCGGGTCCATGGACACGAAGATCGAGGGTAAAAACGTCCAACTGCTCGGCGACCCCATGCTCAACAACTGCGGACCGAGCGGGAGCCCAGCCAATGCGGCGACGATGATGGGCTTGCTTCAAGTGAGCGGCGCGGTCACTGCTGTCAACGGGAATGACAGATGCCCACTTTGCAGGAAGCGCCATGGCCCCGAAAGCACGCTCGAAGAGAATCCTACGACGAAGGTCAACGCGGGGCGGCTGGCTCAGAGGGTTGCGAGGAAAGTGCGTGGCGGCGAACTCCCCAGTCCTTTTTCAACCATGCTGGGCGTGGTCCAGTGCATGTGCGGCAAGAAGAAGATCTATGCGGATCACTCAGGGCCAACGCTCAAAGGCGTCTGTGACAGCATCTCGGACCTCAAGTGGGTCGGTCCGGAGAGTGGACTGCCGATTGACGCCACAAAGCAAAAGGTCAAATCCTTCATTAGGGGGCGATTCGGTAGTCGAAAAACAGAGTTTGACAAGGCATGGGAGAGACTTGAGTCCCGCGCAAGGAAGAGCAAGCGTGGCGAGACCTCGTCCGCAGCATATCCGCCCGGCTCCTGTGCTGGGCCCAAGGCACTTGTATACTGCCTGGAGGACAATGCCTATCCAAGAGGCATCACAGAGCGCTGGCACCACAGCGAAAAGCAGCCAGTTGATGCGAAAATCAAGTTTCGCGATGCGGAGAGTGGCGAAGAAGTCGAAGGTCACTTCGGTCATGGTAAGACCGTTCCACCATGTCTGACATGCAACTTTCTCCTCCCCGCGATGCTCTGTCCTGAAGACAAGGTACTGGAATGTCAGCACACGAACTAGCAGCCGAGATGGAAGATCTACTCCTGAGGATCGTTCCAGGACTCTCAGAGCAGTGGCAGGGTGCCAGCCCGGAGATGATTGCACATATCGAGCGACTGGCAGGTCGGCCTCTGCCTCCGCTCTATCTGTGGTTCCTGCGTCGCATGGGACGGTGCATGGGGGCTCTGACCTATCCGAGCCTGGATTTCTCAGCAGAGCGCATTCTCCGCTGCTATGCAGAGAAGGCGATCCATCCAGATCCGCGGTTTCTGCTCATTGGATATGAGTCTGATGAGATGATGCCACTGCATCTCTTCTACGATTTTGACGCACCGGCACGGGACGATGCGCTGGTGACGGAGCGGTACGCCAATGGCGGCGAGCTTCATGACCGGTTCGAAACTCTGAGTGAAATGTTGGCTTGGGGGGCGCTCCTGAAGTTCAGGGTCAACACGATGCCTCAGCGATGTGAGGGAATGCTCTCTTGTGACGATCCAGACCTCCTCTCTCAACTCGATCCAGTGATGTTCAGTCTGGGTTTCACCAAGCCGATTACAACCGGTCCTCGCTGTGGACTGTATGAACGGAACGATGCGGTCTTGATATGCGAGCGCACGCCCAGAGAAGAACTCCTGGGGAACCAGGCCTTCACTCTGGGCGGCCGTGATGCCGGAGTCCTTAGAAAGCTCCTGGGAAGGCTCACCACCGAGTCCTCGCTGGAGGCCGAAGTCGACGAATGGACCCCAGCGCTTGGATGACTCGCATGGAACTCTTGCTCGACGAGCGCTTCACCACGCTTGCGCCGCGCTGGTCGAGTTCATTGAGGTCTACTACGACGTCCTCCGGATGATTACGGAAGTCCAGCAGACGCCATGTCAACACACGAGGAAGTCGAGTTCGAGATGGAGCGCCTGCTGTTGCGGACTGTCCCTGGGCTCGCGGAGCAGTGGCGGGGCGCAGCGCCTGCCACGATTGAGAAGCTCGAGCGGATTGCCGGTCGTCCCCTGCCGCCGTTCTATTGCTGGTTCCTGCGTCGCATGGGCCAGAGCATGGGGCCCATGGCCTACCCCACCCTGGATTTCTCGGCTGAACGCGTGCTGGCGTGCTACGCCCAGAAGTTGGTCAAGCCCGAACCTCGATTTCTGCTCATCGCCTATGAGTCCGATGAGATGATGCCGCTGCACCTCTTCTACGACTTCAATGCGCCCTCGCGAAACGATGCCATGGTCACTTCCCGCGAAGCGCGCGGCAAGGAACTGACCGACGCCTTCGAGACGTTGAGGGAGATGCTGGCGTGGGGAGCGCTCTCCCTCTTCCGCATCGACAGGGCTCCGCATTCCAGCAGCGGCAGTCTCAAGGGGGACACCCCTGACTTCCTGATGGACCTCGACCCAGTGATGAGCAGTCTTGGATTCATCCAGCCCATTCCCACTGGCCCGTTCTGCAGATTGTATGAGCGACCGGACGCAGTCATGGTGTGCACGGGCACGCCAAGAGCGGGAACCGGGAATCGGAGGGCTTTTGACCTCGGCGGCAATAATGTCGGAAGCCTGCGGAGAATTCTGGGAGAGATCTCGTCCGCGCGCGTCGCGGAACTCCAGGTGAAGAAGTAGGCTGCACACCCGGTGAGTTCAAGGCAGGAGGATACCGGCGGCGTGCAGGGGGCGCGCGGGCTGGAGCGGAGGCGCTCTCGCCGGGCTCGTCAAAACTCACCGCGCTGCCGCGCATGACCGGGCGGACGGCCCATAGGATGCTCTCCAGGCGGGCGGAGAGTAGGGGGGGCCGTCGCCGAGGCCTTTGGGGCACGGGCCGTGCCCCAAAGGCGCTGGCCTCTGCGGTCTACGCCAGCGCCCAAAGGGCGTGGACGGCGAAGATGCGCCCCCAGAACCAGAAGTGCTGGGGCAGGCGGTCCGGCTCATGCGGTGCGTCCCTGTCTACCATGACCCGGGGTGGTATCCGTGAAGGGGCGGGGCACCAATCATCCTGGAGCGTGGCGCCGCGTCTCTGGTAGGCATCCGGGTTGAGGAGCTCATGGCTTACGGCATCGCGAATCACCTCTGGATTCATGGGAGCCCGGACCGGTCCAGGGTTCGTCAGTGGATGGACGCCGCACTGGGGACGTCGTTCGGGGAGCAGCCTCGGAGCGATATCGTCGTCGCGGACGTCTTCCAGTTCGGGCCGGCGCTGACGCTCATCGACGTGCAGGTGCTCGGTGCGCCGCGCGTCGAAGGCGAGGCGGAGGCGGCCGAGCAGGACGGCTTCCTGACGCGCGTGGCCAGCCTGGCGAAGGAAGCGGGCTTCAAGAGCACGCGGGTGTGGATGGGCGACGTGGGCACCATGGCGTGGGAACTGGAGTCCCAGGGGGAAGAGGGCGTGCCCATTGGTGCGAAGCGGGAGGACGAGGCGCTGCGCACGTTGGGGCCAGACGGGTGGACCGTGGACCCGCTGGCGCCCGTGGTGGCGCGCGAGGTCATCCGGAGCATCGTCAAGTTGCCGCTGGAGGAGGTCCACCACTACATCGACTGGGCGGTGAGCTGCCGCAGCGCGATGGCGGCGGGGACGCCGGTGGAGGGCTTTAACCTGACGCGCGCCTCGCGGCTGCTGGCCACGCACTACCTGGTGTGGAAGGGGAAGGTGCTGCCCAAGCCGACGCCGGTGAGCGAGATGGCGCCGAAGCTGGGCCGGGCCCGTAGGATGCGCAGGGCGGCGACGTTGGTACCTGCGGCGCGCGTCTGGGGGCTGGTGTTGCTGGTGGCCTTCGTGGTGCCCGCGGTGCTGTACCACTTCATCTTCGCCCCACCGGTGGAGAGCCCGGTGAAGGGCTTCGTGCTCAGCGGTGTGATGACGCTGCTCTGGGCCCTGTTCGCCCTGGTGCGGTTTGATGACTTCCAGGGGCGGCCGGTGCGCCTACCGTGGAGGGTGGCGCTGTTCGTCGGTGGCCAGCTCGTGGTGGGGGCGTTGATGTGGTGGCTTCACGGGATGTCGAGTTGATCTGATGTTGCCAACAATATCGGCTAAAGGCGTTTAAGGAGCCGCCGACTCTGATTTTGGACCTGTTCGCAATTGCTGGGCACGAGAGGCGTTCTTGCCTTCGAAGAATCAACCTCCGGGCACGGAAATCGGACAAGTAATTGCAGGGCGCGCCCTTGCCTTTGGTTACACGGGTCGGAGAGTCGCGCGTTTTCGCAGTACAATAAATACCTCACTCTTGGTCGCCTCGCAGTTTCTACGAGAACGCCGGATGTCAGGAATGGCATCACGCAAGACTTCCACCACTCTCAAATCATGAAAGCCTTTCGCCTCCTCAAGTACGACGCGTGCTGGATGCGACAGTAGGTCGCTTCTCCTCGTTGCCTCCCCAACCACCAGCACACAATAGCCACGCGCCCGGAGCGACCTTGATGCCGCATCGAGAAAAGTCCGCATTAAATTGCGAAAACCATGGGATGAACGAACAGACTCGTCCGAGTGAGAATAATCATGGCGCCCCGAAAGCAGCCAGAGCCTTAGTCGATTGTCGCGCACGTAGTCGAGCGCGTTCATGTATGGCGGGCTCGTTATGATGCAGTCAACATGCTTTGGTATGAGGATGCGCGATGGTTGACGATTGAGCGAGATTGTGGCTGATGTCGCAGGTGAGTAAACAGTTGGCCCTACGCGCGAAAACGTGCGTTCGATCTTTCGAAGCATTCTCGACTCAATATCCCGGTACTCATACATCTCCGGGAATCGTTCAGGCGGGAAACTCCGAGTACGCAGATACGGCACTAGGTGGCTTGATGGAAACGACAGAAAGCCTGGGCGCTGGTGATGAAGAATCCCAAGGAGGCATGCAAGCAGGAATGAGTCGTCTCGGGATTTGAGTACGCTTGCAAAAGCAAGCGCTTCTTTTAGCGTTCGTGGGTGGAAGAACCGGCGCACCCATAGCGGCACCCTCCGAAGATCGATCGAGATGCCAGCGGCTTCAGTAAGCGCAGAGGCAAGGCGGATTCGCACATCATCAAGCGTTTCTTTGGCCGTCTTTGCGCGAGTAAGTAAAACAGCATACTCGTTGCAGTCCGCACCTGTTACGCTTCGTCCGTGAAGCAGTGCCTCAAGGGGAATTGTTCCTGACCCACAGAAGGGATCCGCAACCAATTCCCCAGGACGACTATATTGGAGCACCAAGCTCCGAGCGATAGCTGCCTTCAGGCGCCCGATATACGGTGCAACACCATGAAGGCTACATGACTCATCGAAGTCTAAGGTCGCCCAATCAGAAGGAACTGCTGGCGCTTGCGTAAGGATTCGCATCCGCACTCACCACTCAAGTGACGTCCGAAGAGCGTCCCGTTCGTTCTCAACCAAGGGAACCAGTTCTCCCAGCGACTTTGTCAGATCTGAATGGTCCTGGGTTCCTGGATTCGAGCCAGGAACAACCGTGTAAGGTAGCAGTTCCACTCGGAGAACATCGCGATAAGTATCAACCTGCATTGAATCCGCAGGACCAGGGACCGTCGCGTAATGGTAGCGGGCATGAGGATGCTTGACCGCATGGGTTTCTAAGATAAGCTGAAGATCCGGATCCCTCAGAGAGTAGCCTACGAAGAAAAATGTATGGGTCAATGCCAGTGCCTCAAGCACCTCATAGCTTGAGCGCATTCGGACGTGAGCTTTCGCATAGTCACTACGAGCGAGAATTAGATCATCAACCCGGTCCGCCGTTCCGTGAAGTCGGATGATTGATCTCCCCTCGCCACGCAGCACTGCTGTCAGGTCAATGTCCGAGAGATTCTTGGTCACCAAGCTTCCTGCAAGCTCGTCTGGGGAGTTAGCCAAGCTCTCGTAGACCTTGTCGAAATTCGTCGTAACGACAATCCGTGGGTCAAGGCGAAGGATGTGCTTGTGTATTTCCGCAGGCCGAAACTTCGGATTGATGAACGCCTCCTGAACCATTCCCATGAACAGGGGGCCAAGGTAGCGCTTCACGCGCTCCCCTGCGCTTAGGAGGTCCTTGGCTGCAATTAATTGCGAAACTTCGGCCGCCTGCTGAGATGTGAGCCGTTTGGTTGCTGCCTCCAAAAAGGCATCCCATAGCGGCGGAGATGTGCCCTTGTCGTTCTTTGCGTTCGCCGAAACGCCGGCCCCAAGAAATATGACGCAGCGACGCTTCGCGAGGTCTCGGATCAGGTCGTTTGACCATGCAATCGTCATTACTTGCTACCTTCCTTGGCAGCAAGAACCTCGGCCTTCGGCGAAGCACCGTGCTCCTTGGCTGCGGGAGAGCCCTCCAGATTAGCTAAAAGTCTCTCGCAGAGGTCCTTGATAAAGACTTTGTATTGGTCGAGTTGAGTTCTCTGTCCCCCAGCAAGTCCGTCTGCACTCGTTAGCCTATGAATGGGAACGTGCGCATCCTGCGCTAATGGCACCAAGCTAAACATATGAGGTACATCGCCAAGTCGCACGTTGTCTTTGTCGATTCCACTTGCAAAATGCGCCCCTAGCTTTGCGTCGATTCGGACTGGCACTTCCTTTAGGATTTTATCGTAGGCCTTGGTTGCTCGGCGCTCTTCTCGAATGGTCTTTGTTATGTACTGTTGAACCGTGTAGCCGACAACTTGCGCAGAATCCGTCACTGATGCTCGGACTGGAAAATCAGTCACAAGCCCCTTGTGTTCTTTGAGTGCCGTACCTAAGGCTGTTGCATATAGTTGCTTCCAACTGCTTAGCCAATCGGCAATGTTGTCAACCCCGATCAGGCTAAAGATGTCGCACCCCATGGGAACGACCATGTAGTCAGAACCAATCAGCACTGAACGATTGAGGGCTCCCAAGCTTGGGCCGACATCAATAAATATGTAGTCAAAGTCTTTTTCGACCGCAGCAAAAAACTGAGTAATCCAGTTGGTTACGCGAGCTCCGCCAGCATCCCCTCCTTTGAAATCACGCCAGCTATTGGCAAGCTTGTCCTCAAATAGAGATAGTCGAGGATGGCCAGCGAGAAGTCGCACTCCGAACTTTGTGGACAGCAGAAGGGATGATGCACTGGTTTTTGCTATCTCAGACTCGCCGACAAGAATGGGCTCTACTAGTGTGTTTATGGTTGTTGACGAAGATGCCGCAGAGTAAGTGGACTCTGAAATTTCCGGATCCAATGCCAATTGGGATGAATTGCACTGCGGGTCAGCGTCAACAAGGAGTACTCGTTTCTTCTTCTCAAGGGCAAAATATGACGCAACATTGCAGATGAGCGTCGTCTTCCCCACCCCGCCCTTGTTATTGAAGAAGCAAACGGACTTTGCTCGTGATGAAGGTCCCGCCGACATGCATACCCCTCCAGGCCAACTAAGTGCGGAATGCTTGCCACAATGAGCGAGCCATTAGTTGGCCCGAAAGACGCCTTAATCTTCTTGCTTGGATACCACGCCCTGGTTGACGGCGTCTACCGAACGAGGCAGCGCCCTGCGCCTCATCATCGCCGTCGCCCTTGAAGTCACCGGCGTCTGGGATGACCGCCGCTACCTCGACATGTCCCTGCTGAAATCAACCCCTGACACTGCCGCTGCATGATGGCACCAAGGAGCCTTCCTCCCAGCCCCCTCTCCGAACCAACTACACAAGATTCGGGACTTGACCTTTGGCGCAGCCTGCGCGACGACCGTGGGTGAGAAGGTCCCAGCGTCTGTTCAGTTCGTCGAGTGGAACGGCCCGGTTACGTATGACGTCGTGCTGGCCCAGGATCCGCTCTGGCTTGAGGTAAGCCGCCTTGCGAAGCGCACTCTCGACGGTCGGGGCTCAGCGAAGCTCAGCTCGACGCGATCATCAATCGGAGCGTCCTGCTTGATAAACTCGACGGTGCCATCGCAGCAGGGGCGAGACCCGAAATCGTCGTGTTGAGCCCATTCACCATCGCGCTCACCGAAACGGGAACGCAGGCCATGAGACTTGAGGCCGCAGAGCGAGCCTCACTACAGAACGACGACTGAACCGCGCGCTGACCTCAACCGGGGCGCCTGGAACCACGCCCCGGGACACAGCGCATAGACGCTCAGAACGCCGCGTCGAGCACGACGTCCGTGGCCGCGCCTACACCCACGGCCACCTGGTACGACGACACGCGGCGCTCGAAGAAGTTCGTGAGCTCCTGCACGTCCTGCAGGTCCATGAAGTGCAGCGGGTTCTTCGTGCCGAACACCGGCGTCATGCCCAGCATCTGGAGCCGCTGGTCCGCCACGTACTCCAGGTAGCCGCGCATGTCCTGCACGGACAGGCCCATCACGCCGCCGCTCAGCAGGTCCTGCGCGAACTGCGTCTCGCACTCCACGGCCTCGCGGAGCATGGCCACCACGTCGCGCTCCATCTGCGCGTCGAAGAGGTCCGGCTCCTCCTTGCGCGCCACCTGGATGGCCTCGAACGCGAACCCCATGTGCGCGCTCTCGTCCCGGAACACCCAGTTGGTGCCCGCAGCCAGGCCGTTCAACAGGCCCTTGCTGCGCAGGAAGTACACGTAGGCGAAGGCCGCGAAGAAAAAGAGGCCTTCAATGCAGCCCGCGAAGCAGATGAGGTTCAGCAGGAACTGGCGCCGGTCCTTCTTCGTCTGCAGCGTGTCCAGCCCCTGGATGCTGTCCATCCACTTCATGCAGAACTGCGCCTTGCGCTGGATGGAGGGGATGTTGTCGACGGCCGCGAAAGCCATCGCCCGCTCCGCCGGGTCCGGTACGTAGGTGTCCAGCAGCGTCAGGTAGAACTGGACGTGCAGCGCCTCCTCGTAGAGCTGGCGCGACAGGTACATCCGCGCCTCGGGGGCGTTCAGGTGCTTGTACAGGTTCAGCACCAGGTTGTTGCCGACGATGCTGTCACCCGTCGCGAAGAACGCCACCAGCCGGTGGATGAGGTGGCGCTCCGCGTCCGTCATCTTCGAGCGCAGGTCCACCAGGTCCGTGGAGAAGTCCACCTCCTCCACGGTCCAGGTGTTCTTGATGGCGTTCCGGTACATCTCGAAGAACTGCGGATACGCCATCGGGCGCAGCGTGAGATTGAGGCCAGGGTTCAACAGCATTGCTTCCGTGCTCCTCGCGCTGCGCTGCGGCGCGGTGTCTCAGTCGTTCTTCAAAAAGCAAAACCGCCAACGTCCCAGACCTACTGGCAGGCCTCGCACGCTTCCGGGTTCTCCAGCGAGCAGGCCACTGCCTCGGCCTCGGTCGCCTTCGCCACCGGGGCAGGAGCCGCCTGCGCCACGCTGGCGCCGCCACCCGCGCCCACCGTCGCCTTCGCAATCCGCGTCGCCGGACGCGAGCGCAGGTAGTAGGTGGTCTTCAGGCCCTTCTGCCACGCGTAGAAGTACATCGAGGACAGCTTCCCGATGTTCGGCGTCTCGACGAAGAGGTTGAGCGACTGGCTCTGGTCGATGAACGCCCCGCGGTCCGCGCCCATGTCCAGCAGCGAGCGCATCGGCAGCTCCCACGCCGTGCGGTACACCGCGCGCAGGTTCTCCGGCAGCTCCGTGATGTCCTGGACGCTGCCTTCCGCCATCTTGATGCGGTTGCGGATGTTCTCGTTCCACAGCCCCAGCGCCTGGAGGTCGCGCACCAGGTAGCGGTTCACCTGGAGGAAGTCACCCGACAGCGTCTCGCGCTTGAACAGGTTGGACACCTGCGGCTCGATGCACTCGTAGCAGCCCACGATGGACGCAATCGTCGCCGTGGGGGCAATGGCAATCATCAGCGAGTTGCGCAGGCCGTGCTTCATGATGCGCTGGCGCAGCGCGTCCCAGCGCGCCGTGTCCTCGGGCACCACGCCCCAGTGGTCGAACTGGAGCTCGCCCTTGGCCGCCCGCGTCTCCGCGAAGGACTCGTGGGCGCCGTACTGCTCGGCCAGCTCGCAGGACGTGGTCAGCGCCGCGAAGTAGATCTCCTCCGAAATCTTCTTGGAGAGCGCACGCGCCTCCGCCGAGTCGAAGGCCAGCTTGAGCTGGAAGAAGACGTCCTGGAGCCCCATCAGGCCCAGGCCCACCGGGCGCCAGCGCTTGTTGGACGAAGCCGCCGTGGGGATGGGGTAGTAGTTCAGGTCGATGACGCGGTCGAGCTGCCGCATCGCGAGCTGGGCGTTGGCGCGCAGCCGCTCGAAGTCGAACTTCCCGTCCACCAGCATCCGGCTCAGGTTCAGCGAGCCCAGGTTGCACACCGCCGTCTCACCCTGGCTCGTCACCTCCAGGATTTCGGTGCACAGGTTGGACAGGTGGATGACGTTGCCCGCCTTGCCCGTCTGGTTGCTCTTGCGGTTGCTGATGTCCTTGAAGGTCATCCAGCCGTTACCTGTCTGCGCCAGGCACTTCATCATCCGGGCGTAGAGGTCACGCGCCTTCACCTTGCGCATGGCCAGGCCGTCGGCCTCGGCCTTCGCGTAGGCCTGCTCGAAGGCGTCGCCGTACAGGTCCGTGAAGTGGGGGACGGACTTCGGGTCGAACAGGCTCCAGTCGCCGTCCGCCTCCACGCGCTTCATGAAGAGGTCCGGCACCCAGTTGGCCAGGTTCAGGTTGTGCGTGCGGCGCGCGTCGTCGCCGGTGTTCTCACGCAGCTCGAGGAAGTCCTCGATGTCCGCGTGCCACGTCTCCAGGTACACGCAGCACGCGCCCTTGCGCTTGCCGCCCTGGTTCACCGCCGCCACGGACGCGTCCAGCGTCTTCAGCCAGGGGACGATGCCGTTGGAGTGCCCGTTGGTGGACTTGATGAGCGAGCCGCGCGCGCGCACCCGGTGGTACGCCACGCCGATGCCGCCGGAGAACTTCGACAGCATCGCGATGTCCGAATACTTCTTGTAGATGGCGTCCAGCTCGTCCGCGGGCGAGTCCAAGAGGAAGCAGCTCGACAGCTGCTCGTGGCGCGTGCCCGAGTTGAACAGGGTGGGG
The sequence above is a segment of the Myxococcus virescens genome. Coding sequences within it:
- a CDS encoding DUF2169 family type VI secretion system accessory protein codes for the protein MWSLKNRTAYAAERNWTRDKEGVHWWLVAVKATFDIAPGGRLQLADEQRPPVLMPEYFGAPGQSSLRYDSDLLAVKPGLEVLLDGCAHAPRGKPAETVPVSLRLGPLHKVLLVHGPRTYSRGMLGMAVSRPRPFTTSPIRYEAAFGGYDMTDSDPSNHRLDERNPLGRGFATRQAQLAGKPAHTIEYPSGDPATRGPAGFGPIDAAWMPRRKLAGTYDARWERTKKPLLPDDYDPAFALSAPWDQRLDGTLTGGERVELMNMTPEGVLRFELPRISLGFTTHVGRRREAHGARLTTVLVEPEARRLSLVWQGTLCVPAQDADYLDETEIAELKEDE
- a CDS encoding transposase — encoded protein: SIPPVKTPSGQRRFRPMKAHGDKAYASKKNRRGLRRRGIAPRIARPGVESKERLGRHRWVAERTQAWKNQFRRLRVRDERRADVHFGFLVLSCCVILLRSLYPHIC
- a CDS encoding DNA methyltransferase, which encodes MRILTQAPAVPSDWATLDFDESCSLHGVAPYIGRLKAAIARSLVLQYSRPGELVADPFCGSGTIPLEALLHGRSVTGADCNEYAVLLTRAKTAKETLDDVRIRLASALTEAAGISIDLRRVPLWVRRFFHPRTLKEALAFASVLKSRDDSFLLACLLGILHHQRPGFLSFPSSHLVPYLRTRSFPPERFPEMYEYRDIESRMLRKIERTFSRVGPTVYSPATSATISLNRQPSRILIPKHVDCIITSPPYMNALDYVRDNRLRLWLLSGRHDYSHSDESVRSSHGFRNLMRTFLDAASRSLRARGYCVLVVGEATRRSDLLSHPARVVLEEAKGFHDLRVVEVLRDAIPDIRRSRRNCEATKSEVFIVLRKRATLRPV
- a CDS encoding SIR2 family protein; its protein translation is MTIAWSNDLIRDLAKRRCVIFLGAGVSANAKNDKGTSPPLWDAFLEAATKRLTSQQAAEVSQLIAAKDLLSAGERVKRYLGPLFMGMVQEAFINPKFRPAEIHKHILRLDPRIVVTTNFDKVYESLANSPDELAGSLVTKNLSDIDLTAVLRGEGRSIIRLHGTADRVDDLILARSDYAKAHVRMRSSYEVLEALALTHTFFFVGYSLRDPDLQLILETHAVKHPHARYHYATVPGPADSMQVDTYRDVLRVELLPYTVVPGSNPGTQDHSDLTKSLGELVPLVENERDALRTSLEW
- a CDS encoding SMI1/KNR4 family protein, which produces MEDLLLRIVPGLSEQWQGASPEMIAHIERLAGRPLPPLYLWFLRRMGRCMGALTYPSLDFSAERILRCYAEKAIHPDPRFLLIGYESDEMMPLHLFYDFDAPARDDALVTERYANGGELHDRFETLSEMLAWGALLKFRVNTMPQRCEGMLSCDDPDLLSQLDPVMFSLGFTKPITTGPRCGLYERNDAVLICERTPREELLGNQAFTLGGRDAGVLRKLLGRLTTESSLEAEVDEWTPALG
- a CDS encoding SMI1/KNR4 family protein; protein product: MSTHEEVEFEMERLLLRTVPGLAEQWRGAAPATIEKLERIAGRPLPPFYCWFLRRMGQSMGPMAYPTLDFSAERVLACYAQKLVKPEPRFLLIAYESDEMMPLHLFYDFNAPSRNDAMVTSREARGKELTDAFETLREMLAWGALSLFRIDRAPHSSSGSLKGDTPDFLMDLDPVMSSLGFIQPIPTGPFCRLYERPDAVMVCTGTPRAGTGNRRAFDLGGNNVGSLRRILGEISSARVAELQVKK
- a CDS encoding PAAR-like domain-containing protein → MPKVSVNAPKTPVTEGSSGVAAATLPNVCKMPGPPAPFVPTPLPNIGKSGTEPKNYSKSVTIEGKKVAIRGATFGSMGDVASKGTGGGVVSSNVEGPTSFVGPGSMDTKIEGKNVQLLGDPMLNNCGPSGSPANAATMMGLLQVSGAVTAVNGNDRCPLCRKRHGPESTLEENPTTKVNAGRLAQRVARKVRGGELPSPFSTMLGVVQCMCGKKKIYADHSGPTLKGVCDSISDLKWVGPESGLPIDATKQKVKSFIRGRFGSRKTEFDKAWERLESRARKSKRGETSSAAYPPGSCAGPKALVYCLEDNAYPRGITERWHHSEKQPVDAKIKFRDAESGEEVEGHFGHGKTVPPCLTCNFLLPAMLCPEDKVLECQHTN